A single Ctenopharyngodon idella isolate HZGC_01 chromosome 22, HZGC01, whole genome shotgun sequence DNA region contains:
- the LOC127505030 gene encoding calcium-independent phospholipase A2-gamma-like isoform X1: MKYILTNIRNVSHLVRSICSSPQSTRRIPLKSHRSIKTLRLFGASSSNMKYKNGSGLQMYHLYSTSSRGTFKAEAPIGVYQKSRTTFRLHLIGLRLGESFNRLSRHINLYFKQKQVSVIDYGQNELIPAVQEPLTRIQRRVQRERRSGESRDFIGMPSIEQVHQTSSNQPLTSAYPGLQLFHISSLANRFGETYSYVASHINSVFSRNPAKQIHVEVSPDDGFRRSRSRKRRVMGNKSVLCRETEQAQRNISLGTRPEIDHNVSSSWEEGYLHFARHINRYFGAKVADTVEESSQLSHTETNILKTSVSLDPLNKTKDPTSLLQPKSPGLFHMSSLTTRFGENYTYMANHINRYFKGSAASENEEVGGELYTEQYRGSSEHMASQEKPVPFFECLLKPSTLPGFVGSYLGISSSRRSDHITVTKTPEEMLDKTVLRRRKADEMTRVLLNRLEEASIQSSITSCVEELNTHLIQHPACKAVVWQEKAALHLLKRRRIFWMNEKLQEAIRETLALIGYVDPVKGCGIRVLSIDGGGTKGLVPLHVLKQLEAQTGKRVYQLFDYICGVSTGAVLAFMLGLDRISLDECEEMYHRFGMDVFRQNPLVGTVKMGWTHSYYNTETWEMILREKMGEEILIKTARNELSPKVSAVSAVVNWGKSPKAFIFRNYNHAPGRLSRYAGGSGYQLWQAVRASSAAPGYFQEFPLHGDIHQDGGLILNNPCALAVHESKLLWPSQHFQCVLSLGTGRYDNARRGPATSTSLRAKISNLICSATDTEGVHTLLGDLLSPNVYFRFNPMLSSNVTLDESRPGVLQQLQKDTQLYLDRNQPKLERLCEVLMAERTAIWKTRDWIGGKAWELQQRWA; encoded by the exons ATGAAATATATCCTCACAAACATCAGAAATGTGTCTCACCTTGTCAGGAGTATCTGCTCCTCACCTCAATCTACAAGGAGAATTCCTCTCAAATCTCATAGATCAATAAAAACTTTGAGACTTTTTGGAGCATCTAGCAGTAATATGAAATATAAGAATGGATCAGGCCTTCAAATGTACCATTTATACTCAACCTCCAGCAGAGGGACATTCAAAGCAGAAGCACCCATTGGAGTTTACCAGAAAAGCCGGACTACTTTTCGGCTGCACTTAATTGGACTAAGATTAGGAGAGTCTTTTAATCGTCTCTCCCGACACATTAACTTGTATTTTAAGCAGAAACAGGTCTCTGTGATAGATTATGGGCAGAATGAGTTGATACCTGCAGTGCAAGAACCACTTACCAGAATACAGAGACGAGTTCAGAGAGAGAGACGCTCTGGAGAGTCCAGAGATTTTATAGGGATGCCTTCCATTGAGCAGGTCCATCAAACATCCTCAAATCAGCCTTTGACCTCGGCCTATCCTGGACTACAGCTGTTCCACATCAGCTCCTTGGCAAACAGATTTGGGGAGACTTACAGCTATGTGGCCAGTCACATTAACTCTGTATTCTCTCGAAATCCAGCAAAGCAAATCCATGTGGAGGTATCACCAGATGATGGGTTCAGAAGGTCTAGAAGCAGAAAGCGAAGAGTTATGGGTAATAAAAGTGTTCTTTGTAGGGAAACTGAGCAAGCTCAGCGAAACATTAGTTTGGGTACAAGACCAGAGATTGATCACAATGTATCTAGTTCCTGGGAGGAAGGATACCTTCATTTTGCCAGACACATCAATCGATACTTTGGTGCAAAAGTAGCAGATACTGTTGAGGAATCATCTCAGTTGTCACATACTGAGACAAACATCCTGAAGACTTCAGTCTCACTTGACCCTCTAAACAAAACTAAAGACCCTACTTCACTTCTTCAGCCTAAATCCCCAGGCTTGTTCCACATGAGCAGCCTCACCACACGCTTTGGGGAAAATTACACTTACATGGCCAACCACATTAATCGGTACTTCAAAGGATCTGCAGCTTCGGAGAATGAGGAGGTGGGTGGAGAGCTATACACAGAACAATACAGAGGTTCATCTGAGCACATGGCGAGCCAGGAAAAACCAGTACCCTTCTTTGAGTGCCTGTTGAAACCCTCAACTTTACCTGGCTTTGTGGGCAGCTACCTAGGAATAAGTTCTAGCAGACGTAGTGACCATATAACTGTAACAAAGACCCCAGAGGAAATGCTGGATAAAACG GTTTTAAGGAGGAGAAAGGCAGATGAGATGACAAGAGTTCTACTGAACAGGCTGGAAGAGGCTAGCATACAGTCATCCATCACTTCTTGTGTGGAGGAACTGAACACTCATCTCATTCAGCACCCAGCATGCAAAGCTGTCGTGTGGCAG GAAAAAGCAGCACTGCATCTCCTTAAACGACGCCGGATCTTTTGGATGAATGAAAAACTTCAAGAAGCCATTAGGGAAACTCTTGCTCTGATTGGTTATGTGGATCCAGTCAAAGGTTGTGGGATCAGAGTGCTTTCCATTGACGGAGGTGGAACCAA AGGGCTAGTTCCACTACATGTGCTAAAACAGCTGGAGGCTCAAACAGGAAAGCGAGTGTATCAACTTTTTGACTATATATGTGGAGTCAGTACAG GAGCAGTTTTGGCTTTCATGTTGGGTCTAGATCGTATCTCTTTAGATGAATGTGAAGAGATGTATCATCGTTTTGGGATGGACGTTTTTCGACAAAACCCCCTGGTTGGTACAGTGAAGATGGGCTGGACACACTCCTACTACAACACGGAAACATGGGAGATGATCTTAAG AGAGAAGATGGGGGAGgagattttaattaaaacagcaAGAAATGAGCTGAGCCCAAAG GTGTCTGCTGTAAGTGCCGTAGTGAACTGGGGGAAAAGTCCGAAAGCATTTATCTTCCGCAACTATAACCATGCTCCAGGACGACTGAGCCGCTACGCCGGAGGATCAGGGTACCAGTTGTGGCAGGCTGTCCGAGCCTCATCTGCTGCTCCAGGATATTTCCAGGAGTTCCCTCTCCATGGTGACATACACCAG GATGGTGGTCTTATCCTCAATAACCCCTGTGCTCTGGCTGTCCATGAAAGCAAATTACTGTGGCCCAGTCAGCACTTCCAGTGTGTGCTGTCACTCGGAACTGGTCGGTATGACAACGCTAGAAGAGGGCCGGCAACCTCCACTAGTTTAAGAGCCAAAATCAGCAACCTGATCTGCAGTGCTACCGATACTGAGG GTGTTCACACTCTATTGGGTGACCTCTTATCACCGAACGTGTATTTTCGCTTTAACCCGATGCTGAGTTCCAACGTGACACTGGATGAAAGCAGGCCTGGAGTGCTTCAACAGCTGCAGAAAGACACACAGCTGTACTTGGACCGGAACCAACCCAAACTGGAACGTCTGTGCGAAGTGCTGATGGCAGAGCGCACAGCAATATGGAAAACACGGGACTGGATCGGTGGGAAAGCGTGGGAGCTGCAGCAGCGCTGGGCTTGA
- the LOC127505030 gene encoding calcium-independent phospholipase A2-gamma-like isoform X2, which translates to MKYILTNIRNVSHLVRSICSSPQSTRRIPLKSHRSIKTLRLFGASSSNMKYKNGSGLQMYHLYSTSSRGTFKAEAPIGVYQKSRTTFRLHLIGLRLGESFNRLSRHINLYFKQKQVSVIDYGQNELIPAVQEPLTRIQRRVQRERRSGESRDFIGMPSIEQVHQTSSNQPLTSAYPGLQLFHISSLANRFGETYSYVASHINSVFSRNPAKQIHVEVSPDDGFRRSRSRKRRVMGNKSVLCRETEQAQRNISLGTRPEIDHNVSSSWEEGYLHFARHINRYFGAKVADTVEESSQLSHTETNILKTSVSLDPLNKTKDPTSLLQPKSPGLFHMSSLTTRFGENYTYMANHINRYFKGSAASENEEVLRRRKADEMTRVLLNRLEEASIQSSITSCVEELNTHLIQHPACKAVVWQEKAALHLLKRRRIFWMNEKLQEAIRETLALIGYVDPVKGCGIRVLSIDGGGTKGLVPLHVLKQLEAQTGKRVYQLFDYICGVSTGAVLAFMLGLDRISLDECEEMYHRFGMDVFRQNPLVGTVKMGWTHSYYNTETWEMILREKMGEEILIKTARNELSPKVSAVSAVVNWGKSPKAFIFRNYNHAPGRLSRYAGGSGYQLWQAVRASSAAPGYFQEFPLHGDIHQDGGLILNNPCALAVHESKLLWPSQHFQCVLSLGTGRYDNARRGPATSTSLRAKISNLICSATDTEGVHTLLGDLLSPNVYFRFNPMLSSNVTLDESRPGVLQQLQKDTQLYLDRNQPKLERLCEVLMAERTAIWKTRDWIGGKAWELQQRWA; encoded by the exons ATGAAATATATCCTCACAAACATCAGAAATGTGTCTCACCTTGTCAGGAGTATCTGCTCCTCACCTCAATCTACAAGGAGAATTCCTCTCAAATCTCATAGATCAATAAAAACTTTGAGACTTTTTGGAGCATCTAGCAGTAATATGAAATATAAGAATGGATCAGGCCTTCAAATGTACCATTTATACTCAACCTCCAGCAGAGGGACATTCAAAGCAGAAGCACCCATTGGAGTTTACCAGAAAAGCCGGACTACTTTTCGGCTGCACTTAATTGGACTAAGATTAGGAGAGTCTTTTAATCGTCTCTCCCGACACATTAACTTGTATTTTAAGCAGAAACAGGTCTCTGTGATAGATTATGGGCAGAATGAGTTGATACCTGCAGTGCAAGAACCACTTACCAGAATACAGAGACGAGTTCAGAGAGAGAGACGCTCTGGAGAGTCCAGAGATTTTATAGGGATGCCTTCCATTGAGCAGGTCCATCAAACATCCTCAAATCAGCCTTTGACCTCGGCCTATCCTGGACTACAGCTGTTCCACATCAGCTCCTTGGCAAACAGATTTGGGGAGACTTACAGCTATGTGGCCAGTCACATTAACTCTGTATTCTCTCGAAATCCAGCAAAGCAAATCCATGTGGAGGTATCACCAGATGATGGGTTCAGAAGGTCTAGAAGCAGAAAGCGAAGAGTTATGGGTAATAAAAGTGTTCTTTGTAGGGAAACTGAGCAAGCTCAGCGAAACATTAGTTTGGGTACAAGACCAGAGATTGATCACAATGTATCTAGTTCCTGGGAGGAAGGATACCTTCATTTTGCCAGACACATCAATCGATACTTTGGTGCAAAAGTAGCAGATACTGTTGAGGAATCATCTCAGTTGTCACATACTGAGACAAACATCCTGAAGACTTCAGTCTCACTTGACCCTCTAAACAAAACTAAAGACCCTACTTCACTTCTTCAGCCTAAATCCCCAGGCTTGTTCCACATGAGCAGCCTCACCACACGCTTTGGGGAAAATTACACTTACATGGCCAACCACATTAATCGGTACTTCAAAGGATCTGCAGCTTCGGAGAATGAGGAG GTTTTAAGGAGGAGAAAGGCAGATGAGATGACAAGAGTTCTACTGAACAGGCTGGAAGAGGCTAGCATACAGTCATCCATCACTTCTTGTGTGGAGGAACTGAACACTCATCTCATTCAGCACCCAGCATGCAAAGCTGTCGTGTGGCAG GAAAAAGCAGCACTGCATCTCCTTAAACGACGCCGGATCTTTTGGATGAATGAAAAACTTCAAGAAGCCATTAGGGAAACTCTTGCTCTGATTGGTTATGTGGATCCAGTCAAAGGTTGTGGGATCAGAGTGCTTTCCATTGACGGAGGTGGAACCAA AGGGCTAGTTCCACTACATGTGCTAAAACAGCTGGAGGCTCAAACAGGAAAGCGAGTGTATCAACTTTTTGACTATATATGTGGAGTCAGTACAG GAGCAGTTTTGGCTTTCATGTTGGGTCTAGATCGTATCTCTTTAGATGAATGTGAAGAGATGTATCATCGTTTTGGGATGGACGTTTTTCGACAAAACCCCCTGGTTGGTACAGTGAAGATGGGCTGGACACACTCCTACTACAACACGGAAACATGGGAGATGATCTTAAG AGAGAAGATGGGGGAGgagattttaattaaaacagcaAGAAATGAGCTGAGCCCAAAG GTGTCTGCTGTAAGTGCCGTAGTGAACTGGGGGAAAAGTCCGAAAGCATTTATCTTCCGCAACTATAACCATGCTCCAGGACGACTGAGCCGCTACGCCGGAGGATCAGGGTACCAGTTGTGGCAGGCTGTCCGAGCCTCATCTGCTGCTCCAGGATATTTCCAGGAGTTCCCTCTCCATGGTGACATACACCAG GATGGTGGTCTTATCCTCAATAACCCCTGTGCTCTGGCTGTCCATGAAAGCAAATTACTGTGGCCCAGTCAGCACTTCCAGTGTGTGCTGTCACTCGGAACTGGTCGGTATGACAACGCTAGAAGAGGGCCGGCAACCTCCACTAGTTTAAGAGCCAAAATCAGCAACCTGATCTGCAGTGCTACCGATACTGAGG GTGTTCACACTCTATTGGGTGACCTCTTATCACCGAACGTGTATTTTCGCTTTAACCCGATGCTGAGTTCCAACGTGACACTGGATGAAAGCAGGCCTGGAGTGCTTCAACAGCTGCAGAAAGACACACAGCTGTACTTGGACCGGAACCAACCCAAACTGGAACGTCTGTGCGAAGTGCTGATGGCAGAGCGCACAGCAATATGGAAAACACGGGACTGGATCGGTGGGAAAGCGTGGGAGCTGCAGCAGCGCTGGGCTTGA